A single genomic interval of Homo sapiens chromosome 15, GRCh38.p14 Primary Assembly harbors:
- the TSPAN3 gene encoding tetraspanin-3 isoform 1 (isoform 1 is encoded by transcript variant 1) — protein MGQCGITSSKTVLVFLNLIFWGAAGILCYVGAYVFITYDDYDHFFEDVYTLIPAVVIIAVGALLFIIGLIGCCATIRESRCGLATFVIILLLVFVTEVVVVVLGYVYRAKVENEVDRSIQKVYKTYNGTNPDAASRAIDYVQRQLHCCGIHNYSDWENTDWFKETKNQSVPLSCCRETASNCNGSLAHPSDLYAEGCEALVVKKLQEIMMHVIWAALAFAAIQLLGMLCACIVLCRRSRDPAYELLITGGTYA, from the exons GGGGCAGCTGGCATTTTATGCTATGTGGGAGCCTATGTCTTCATCACTTATGATGACTATGACCACTTCTTTGAAGATGTGTACACGCTCATCCCTGCTGTAGTGATCATAGCTGTAGGAGCCCTGCTTTTCATCATTGGGCTAATTGGCTGCTGTGCCACAATCCGGGAAAGTCGCTGTGGACTTGCCACG TTTGTCATCATCCTGCTCTTGGTTTTTGTCACAGAAGTTGTTGTAGTGGTTTTGGGATATGTTTACAGAGCAAAG GTGGAAAATGAGGTTGATCGCAGCATTCAGAAAGTGTATAAGACCTACAATGGAACCAACCCTGATGCTGCTAGCCGGGCTATTGATTATGTACAGAGACAG CTGCATTGTTGTGGAATTCACAACTACTCAGACTGGGAAAATACAGATTGGttcaaagaaaccaaaaaccaGAGTGTCCCTCTTAGCTGCTGCAGAGAGACTGCCAGCAATTGTAATGGCAGCCTGGCCCACCCTTCCGACCTCTATGCTGAG GGGTGTGAGGCTCTAGTAGTGAAGAAGCTACAAGAAATCATGATGCATGTGATCTGGGCCGCACTGGCATTTGCAGCTATTCAG CTGCTGGGCATGCTGTGTGCTTGCATCGTGTTGTGCAGAAGGAGTAGAGATCCTGCTTACGAGCTCCTCATCACTGGCGGAACCTATGCATAG
- the TSPAN3 gene encoding tetraspanin-3 isoform 2 (isoform 2 is encoded by transcript variant 2) — protein MGQCGITSSKTVLVFLNLIFWGAAGILCYVGAYVFITYDDYDHFFEDVYTLIPAVVIIAVGALLFIIGLIGCCATIRESRCGLATVENEVDRSIQKVYKTYNGTNPDAASRAIDYVQRQLHCCGIHNYSDWENTDWFKETKNQSVPLSCCRETASNCNGSLAHPSDLYAEGCEALVVKKLQEIMMHVIWAALAFAAIQLLGMLCACIVLCRRSRDPAYELLITGGTYA, from the exons GGGGCAGCTGGCATTTTATGCTATGTGGGAGCCTATGTCTTCATCACTTATGATGACTATGACCACTTCTTTGAAGATGTGTACACGCTCATCCCTGCTGTAGTGATCATAGCTGTAGGAGCCCTGCTTTTCATCATTGGGCTAATTGGCTGCTGTGCCACAATCCGGGAAAGTCGCTGTGGACTTGCCACG GTGGAAAATGAGGTTGATCGCAGCATTCAGAAAGTGTATAAGACCTACAATGGAACCAACCCTGATGCTGCTAGCCGGGCTATTGATTATGTACAGAGACAG CTGCATTGTTGTGGAATTCACAACTACTCAGACTGGGAAAATACAGATTGGttcaaagaaaccaaaaaccaGAGTGTCCCTCTTAGCTGCTGCAGAGAGACTGCCAGCAATTGTAATGGCAGCCTGGCCCACCCTTCCGACCTCTATGCTGAG GGGTGTGAGGCTCTAGTAGTGAAGAAGCTACAAGAAATCATGATGCATGTGATCTGGGCCGCACTGGCATTTGCAGCTATTCAG CTGCTGGGCATGCTGTGTGCTTGCATCGTGTTGTGCAGAAGGAGTAGAGATCCTGCTTACGAGCTCCTCATCACTGGCGGAACCTATGCATAG
- the TSPAN3 gene encoding tetraspanin-3 isoform X1: MWEPMSSSLMMTMTTSLKMCTRALLFIIGLIGCCATIRESRCGLATFVIILLLVFVTEVVVVVLGYVYRAKVENEVDRSIQKVYKTYNGTNPDAASRAIDYVQRQLHCCGIHNYSDWENTDWFKETKNQSVPLSCCRETASNCNGSLAHPSDLYAEGCEALVVKKLQEIMMHVIWAALAFAAIQLLGMLCACIVLCRRSRDPAYELLITGGTYA; this comes from the exons ATGTGGGAGCCTATGTCTTCATCACTTATGATGACTATGACCACTTCTTTGAAGATGTGTACAC GAGCCCTGCTTTTCATCATTGGGCTAATTGGCTGCTGTGCCACAATCCGGGAAAGTCGCTGTGGACTTGCCACG TTTGTCATCATCCTGCTCTTGGTTTTTGTCACAGAAGTTGTTGTAGTGGTTTTGGGATATGTTTACAGAGCAAAG GTGGAAAATGAGGTTGATCGCAGCATTCAGAAAGTGTATAAGACCTACAATGGAACCAACCCTGATGCTGCTAGCCGGGCTATTGATTATGTACAGAGACAG CTGCATTGTTGTGGAATTCACAACTACTCAGACTGGGAAAATACAGATTGGttcaaagaaaccaaaaaccaGAGTGTCCCTCTTAGCTGCTGCAGAGAGACTGCCAGCAATTGTAATGGCAGCCTGGCCCACCCTTCCGACCTCTATGCTGAG GGGTGTGAGGCTCTAGTAGTGAAGAAGCTACAAGAAATCATGATGCATGTGATCTGGGCCGCACTGGCATTTGCAGCTATTCAG CTGCTGGGCATGCTGTGTGCTTGCATCGTGTTGTGCAGAAGGAGTAGAGATCCTGCTTACGAGCTCCTCATCACTGGCGGAACCTATGCATAG